The stretch of DNA CACTTCGGCTTCCACCACATCGCCCGGCCACAGCCACTCCTGCGGAGAGCGCCTGGCGCCGACGCCCTCGGGCGTGCCCGTCGCGATGACATAATTGAGGCCGATGCCGAAGATGTTCTTGCGGGGTCGCGGTATCGGCGCCAGCAGCCTGACATTCGCCAGCGGCAATGCGGCGCCTACCGGCCAATGGTCCTTGCCCCCGTTCAGTATTTTCTTGAGCGCTGCCAGCGCGGGCGGTCCAAGATCGATAAAGTCGAGCATCGATGACGGAAGGGAAACTCCGGCGTGCTTGCCGACCTCCTCGACGTCGACGACCAGATCGTCAACGACCGCGCCAAGACGGGCAGCAGCCTCAACGGTGCTGCGATAGGTAACGAGACGCACTGTTTCTCTCCTTAGGATACGAGGGGCTGCCGGCCGCCATTGTCGCCAAACGCTTCTTCGCGGTAGAGCCCGAGCGCGTTCATCACCGGCAGGTCGTTGAAGGTAAAGAGGCAGGCATCCTCGCTGGCGGAAGCGTTCACATGTTCATGCCAGGCCCATGACGGAACACAGAAGATGTCGCGCTCCTTCCAGTCGAAGCGCTTGCCATCGATGATCGAGTGACCGCGTCCCTTTGCCACCTGATAGATGAAGCTGCCGGTGTGACGATGCGCGCGCGTGCTCTCGCCCGGCCGCAGCATCTGCATCGATGCGCCGATCGTCTGCATCACCGGCCCGCCGGTCACCGGATTCACATAGTTCATGAGAACGCCGTCATATGGCGAACCGTCGGTGGCCTTGCCGTAGCGCTGCAGCGCCTCGTAGGTCGGCCCCCACTCATATTTCAATAGCGGCGAATAACCTTTGGACCATTCGGCGCCCGCCGGACGCAGGCCGGGATTGCCCCAGGTGTGCGTCATGTCGTCGACGGGATAGCCGACGCTCTGCTGCAGGTCAGGGTGAACCACATAGAAGTTGGCTTCGAGCGTGTTCACCAGGGGAATGTCGAGGCCGTCCTGCCAGATGCAGGGCGTGCCGTCGCTGGAGACGCCGTGTTCGTGCCAGGTGCCGTTCGGCGTCAGCACAAAATCGTTGGCGCCGAGCGTCATCTTGTGGCCGTCGACGATGGTGTAGGCGCCCTCACCCTCCATGATGAAGCGAAGCGCCGATGCCGAATGGGCGTGGGCGGATGCGACCTCGCCCGGATGCATGACCTGCAGGCCGGAATAGAGCCAGCCGACCGCGGCGGCGTGCTCACGGCGGCCGGGATTGTTCAGATAGATGACGCGGCGGCCGGCCTTCTCGGGCGACACCAGTTCGACGGAACGCAACACGTGCGCGCGAAGGTCCTCGTAGCGCCAAAGCACCGGAACGGAGGATGATTTGGGCGCCCAGGGCTCGATCTTGTTCGCGACTGTCCAGAGCGCGCCGGCCTCCAGCCTTTCGAGTTCGTCGTAATAGGCGAGCAGTTCAGGCGTATCCTCGACATTGGCCCGTCCGGCCACGTCTTCCCGGTGGTTTTCACGAGCTTTCGTTGCCATGTCGCCCTCCTGTACTGGCGCCGTGTCCGGCGTCGCGTTGTCAGTTCATCTAATCAGGTATCATTGCGATCGCCTGGATTTCGACCTTGGCGCGATCCTCGATCAGCCCCGATACCTGCAACGCCGTCATGGTCGGAAAGTGCCGACCCATGATGTCCCGATAGGCCACGCCGATTTCCTTCAGCCGCGCCGAATATTCCTTGCGGTCGAGCAGGAACCAGGTCATCGACACGATATGCTCAGGCCCGGCGCCGCCGGCGCGCACCACCGCATCGACATTCTTCAGGGTCTGGCCGACCTGCGCCACCAGATCGTCGGACTCGAACTTGCACTGTTCGTTCCAGCCGATCTGGCCCGCGACGAAGATCATCTTGCCGCGGGCGGCGATGCCGTTCGCGTAACCGCTCGGCTTGGCCCAACCGGGCGGCTGCAAGAACTCGAACATTTCATACTCCCGTAGCAGGACGCGACTGGACGCCTGCGGCTAGGCCTTCAGGACGTCGCGTCCGATAATGAGTTTCTGGACTTCGGTCGCGCCTTCATAAATGCGCAACGCGCGTATCTCGCGGTAGAGCTGCTCGACGATCTCGCCGGAACGCACGCCGCGGCCACCGAACATCTGCACGGCGCGGTCGATCACCGCTTGCGCGGTTTCGGTCGCAACCATCTTCGCCATCGCCGCTTCGCGGGTCGTGGAAGCTTTCTGCACGTCGCGCCGCCAGGCTGCGCGATAGGTGAGGAGCGCGCTGGCATCGACGCCTGCCGCCATGTCGCCGAGGGCGGCCTGCGTCAATTGCTGGTCGCCCAGCACGCCGCCGAACATTCGCCGGATCCGCGCATGCAGTGTTGCCTCATCGAGCGCACGGCGGGCAAAACCAAGCGCTGCTGCTGCGACCGACGCGCGGAAGATATCGAGGGTCCGCATCGCGATCTTGAACCCTTCGCCCGGCGAACCCAACAGCCGCGCCGCCGGAATCCGGCAACCCTCGAAATGCAGTGTCGCCAGCGGATGCGGCGCCATCACATCGATGCGATCGGCAATCGAGAATCCAGGATCATCCGGAAGCACCACAAAGGCCGAAATGCCGCGCGCACCCGGCGCCTCGCCGGTTCGCGCAAACAATGTATAGACATCGGCGATGCCGCCGTTGGAAATCCAGGTCTTCTCGCCATCCAGGATATAGTGGTCGACCTCGCGCCGGGCGCTGCAGGCCATGGCGGCGACATCGGAACCGGCTTCCTTTTCCGACAGGGCAAAGGCGGCGACCCAGTCGCCACGCCGCGCCTTCGGTAGCACCAGCGCGCGCATTTCGGGCGAACCGGCAATCGCCACCGCACCGGTGCCAAGTCCCTGCATTGCAAAGGCAAAATCGGCGAGCCCGCTGTGCCAGGCCAGCGTCTCGCGCGCCAGACAAATCAGCCGGGAATCAATCACTGCATCGGGCCGATCGCCCGCGACCGATGCCTCCAGCAACCCCGCGGCGCCAAGCTGGCGAACCAGCGAACGGCAGGTCGCGTCGACGTCACCGCTGTGCGTATCGCCAAGACCGGCTGCAAATGCATCGAGCGCCGCGGCGTATTCGCTATGGCGGGAATCGAAGAACGGCCACGCGAGATGTTCGCGAGACGGCCCGCGCAACTGCGAAACCGGGGTCATGTCAGTCTCCCGCAAAGCCGCCTTGGCGCACGCCGACAAGTGCGACGCGCTCCAATAATGTTTCATGGCTAAAATATCCTGTCAAGCGAGCCGATCCGGCGCTGGAGCCGGCCGACTGTGCACGAAGCCCACGAAATAGGCTGTAAAATTGCACATCGATGCGCGTAAGGGTGTTTTGCCATGCGCAAATCCGCAAGTCCGATTGACATCATTTTTGTTTGATGTCTAAAATTATATTCGGTCGTCCGGAGTTCCCCGCAAGGCCGAGGAGGCGAGCATGGCAGAACGCTCTTTCGCGCGCGAGGTGGAAGACCTGAAGCTGGGCGCCGGCCAGGAATTTCGCGGCGAAGGCATCCTTGCGATCACCAAGGCATTGCTCGAATGCGGCGTCAGCTATGTCGCCGGCTACCAGGGCGCGCCGATCTCGCATCTGATGGACGTGCTGTCGGACGCGCAGGATATTCTTTCCGACCTCGGCGTGCATTTTGAATCGAGCGCCAGCGAGGCGACCGCAGCGGCGACGCTGGCCGCCTCCGTGATGTATCCGATCCGCGGCGCGGTCACGTTCAAGGCGCCGGTCGGCATCAATGTCGCCTCCGATGCGCTCGCCAACCTGTCCTCGGGCGGTGTGACCGGCGGCGCGCTCATCATCATCGGCGAGGATTACGGCGAAGGCTCCTCCATCATGCAGGAGCGGTCGCACGCCTTTGCGATGAAGTCGCAGCTCTGGCTGGTCGATCCACGGCCCAACGTGGCGTCGATCGTCAAGGCCGTGCACGATTCCTTCGAGCTGTCCGAGGCGTCGAATACGCCCGTCATGCTGGAGGTGCGGATTCGCGCCTGCCATGTCCATGGCCGCTTCGCCACCCGCGACAATGTCCGCCCTTCCTTTCCGCTTTCCCGCGCGCTCGATGCGCCGTCGCGCGACACCAATCGCATCGTGCTGCCGCCGGCTTCGTTCCTGCACGAAAAGGAGAAGATCGAGCAGCGCTGGCCCGCGGCGGTCGAATTCATCCACGCGCGCGGCATGAACGAGACGTTCGAGGGCGATATCGACGACATCGGCATCATCATGCAGGGCGGCATGTATAACGGCGTGATC from Bradyrhizobium sp. AZCC 1693 encodes:
- a CDS encoding acyl-CoA dehydrogenase family protein produces the protein MTPVSQLRGPSREHLAWPFFDSRHSEYAAALDAFAAGLGDTHSGDVDATCRSLVRQLGAAGLLEASVAGDRPDAVIDSRLICLARETLAWHSGLADFAFAMQGLGTGAVAIAGSPEMRALVLPKARRGDWVAAFALSEKEAGSDVAAMACSARREVDHYILDGEKTWISNGGIADVYTLFARTGEAPGARGISAFVVLPDDPGFSIADRIDVMAPHPLATLHFEGCRIPAARLLGSPGEGFKIAMRTLDIFRASVAAAALGFARRALDEATLHARIRRMFGGVLGDQQLTQAALGDMAAGVDASALLTYRAAWRRDVQKASTTREAAMAKMVATETAQAVIDRAVQMFGGRGVRSGEIVEQLYREIRALRIYEGATEVQKLIIGRDVLKA
- a CDS encoding RidA family protein → MFEFLQPPGWAKPSGYANGIAARGKMIFVAGQIGWNEQCKFESDDLVAQVGQTLKNVDAVVRAGGAGPEHIVSMTWFLLDRKEYSARLKEIGVAYRDIMGRHFPTMTALQVSGLIEDRAKVEIQAIAMIPD
- a CDS encoding cupin domain-containing protein encodes the protein MATKARENHREDVAGRANVEDTPELLAYYDELERLEAGALWTVANKIEPWAPKSSSVPVLWRYEDLRAHVLRSVELVSPEKAGRRVIYLNNPGRREHAAAVGWLYSGLQVMHPGEVASAHAHSASALRFIMEGEGAYTIVDGHKMTLGANDFVLTPNGTWHEHGVSSDGTPCIWQDGLDIPLVNTLEANFYVVHPDLQQSVGYPVDDMTHTWGNPGLRPAGAEWSKGYSPLLKYEWGPTYEALQRYGKATDGSPYDGVLMNYVNPVTGGPVMQTIGASMQMLRPGESTRAHRHTGSFIYQVAKGRGHSIIDGKRFDWKERDIFCVPSWAWHEHVNASASEDACLFTFNDLPVMNALGLYREEAFGDNGGRQPLVS
- a CDS encoding fumarylacetoacetate hydrolase family protein — translated: MRLVTYRSTVEAAARLGAVVDDLVVDVEEVGKHAGVSLPSSMLDFIDLGPPALAALKKILNGGKDHWPVGAALPLANVRLLAPIPRPRKNIFGIGLNYVIATGTPEGVGARRSPQEWLWPGDVVEAEVTGIGRLRHPVVAI